Below is a genomic region from Trichoderma asperellum chromosome 2, complete sequence.
TATTGTTCTGATCGTCCAAaggataaaataaaaagaaatactgACTTTCATTGTCGGTTCTGCGCTATACATATAACGGATGTTGCCACAGAGGCAGCCACCGTTGTAGGTGAGCATCTTTCTACCTATTAGTATGGGCTAGGCGTATGACAAGTATGAGATaactgctttatttaattagcAAAATGttaaaagaaagcaaagctGGGTGAGAATAGAGTAGAGATGCCTATCGATGTCTCTTATATACACCCAGAGTAATTTCCTTATGAATCAGCTTTCTTAGTAAATGCATACACGATCGTATTATACAtatttcatatatatacttataaccCAAGAAATCGGtacgtaaaaaaaaattatgaaTCACTGGCTGAATCGATTGCTTTAGATCAGACTAGCCAGCGACTCTGGAACTCCAGCATGGATAGGAAAATCCAAAGACCAACACAAGGTAATCACAGGTGTTAATGGCTGGATGAGTCAATCTAAATAATAGCatttgggaaaaaaaaacaagcatatAGGGCGTGTAGAGCGTGTAGGGCGTATACAGGAGGTACATCTCAGTCCACATTTACCAAGAACATGTCACTTCCACAGAAGCCGATTCAAAGAGTTATAACCATGAAATTCGCAAGCAAAAGCTATAGTCTCATTATTTTATCATCTCGTTATTCCATTATCCTGCAACGCCATGGCCTCAGTTGCATCAAAGTCGCTGCGTTTCCTGCGTAAATTCATCTCCAACCACCTTATAGAAGACGTCATCCCGAACACGAACATCCACACGGAATTCCATATCTCCTGGACCAGAGACAATGCGAGCCGGAGGCATCTTGATCCAGTCAATCTTGGTCTTGTCGAGGCAACCAAACCTGCGATCCACCCAGACGGTGCCAGGCCGCCACTCCGCCTTGTAGTTGGCACTCCATTTCATCCGGACGGACCACATCCCGTTGGCCAGTTTCGTAAAGTGCTTGGCCTCGAAGCCGTTTGTGAACAGCTTGCCCTGACCGAATCCCttgagggagaaaaaaaccgCTGCGTTCCAGACCATGTTTTCCTGCGCCATGTTGATGAAGACGCAATGCTTTTCCATCAGTTCCAAGGCGTCATTTAGCTGGGCGAACCTTCGATTGCGTTCTCGGGTCAGCTCCCCCAAGGCGGCATTGTCATCATTGTCTGACTTTCGGGCTGACTTGATCTTCTTAAGCCGAGAGGAGATTGACTTGCGTTCCATGGCCTCTTGTCGTTCCTTTAGCGCTCTTAGCTGTAGGACTTCTTTGACGCCCGTTTCGTATTCGTTGGTGGCGAATTTGGCCAGGAAGCGATAGAGCCGTATGTACTCTTCCAAGTCATCTGTGATGCAGCACCCGTAGATGCCCGTAGTACCCTTCATCGCCGTGAGTACGATTTTGGTGCGGAGCTGGTGGAATATCACGAGGCCGTTCGATATGGCCTCGTCTAGGGTTTTGAACGACCCCATTGGATCTACGGTCGGGGTTGTGAGTTTCTCGATCTCGTTGAGTCTCATAAATTCCCTCATCCTTGTGTTGACGTAGTCTCGGCCATCCTTGGTCGTAAAGCGGCAAGGCTTGCAGCTGGTGAGGTAAGGGCATGTAAGTTCTATTCGTCTTGTTTAGTCCAACTGATGACAAAAGACAAGCGCATAATGGTACAACTGGCTTGAAATAGAATACATACCTTCAcccttttgtttctcttttatgTCCCCAAGGTAGTAGCCTCCCGTTGGGGATGGCATGGCGGGGTACACTTGATGAGGCATCTTGGAGGTGTCGAAGTGAGATGAATGGTAAGAGCTGAGAGAATTATCTGTGCAGTTTGGCAGATATAAAGTTCTGAGCTCTTAATTCGCAAGATGGCTGATGGgggaaacgaaacgaaacaaaacaaaacaaaacaaagtaGGTAAGGCGACAGAGCGGTCTTTTATAGGGGCGGGGGGGACACCTTCTGATTGTAAAAGACCAACAGaggttttattttactttcaCCATTGCTATAAGATGAACAGAAAAGCTAATGATGAGAATTTAGACTAGTTTTACAAAGTTCTCTAGATCTCTTCGAGATTTATGTTGCAGCGCTTTGGTCTCAAATGTACATGATGTAGATGAGACTTCGATATATGGTTTAGCCATGTATATACGCTACCAACTGTGGTGAGATAGTACGAATGCGGAAATTATGTACCAAGTCAAACATATTTTCGGCAGTAGGTTCAAGGTTTACTCTGGTACCATCGGCCTAGATATTTATACATGCAAGTATTCGTTCGTGGTGGTGCAATTTGATCGAATTCTGGGTGTATTTATTTGTCTACAGTCTACCTATTAAtccttcattcttctttttcgtaACCCCCAACGTGATGCCTCGCATGGTAGCAATCGCTTGAGCGCTACTTAATATTTACAAAAGAAATCAGCAGCAAAGCTGTACAGGACAGCTATTGCCACGAGCACTGCGAAGGTTGTTTTTTTCCGGATCCAGGTCCTCCTGCGATGAAGACCTTGCCCTAAGTCGTAGTCTTCAAAGCTTCAATAGCTTCAGCGTGTTGGCTTTTTGAAGCGTTCCTCTTCCACGAAGGCGGGAATGCCGGGGAACATGGCCGTGAGGTCCA
It encodes:
- a CDS encoding uncharacterized protein (EggNog:ENOG41), producing MPHQVYPAMPSPTGGYYLGDIKEKQKGEELTCPYLTSCKPCRFTTKDGRDYVNTRMREFMRLNEIEKLTTPTVDPMGSFKTLDEAISNGLVIFHQLRTKIVLTAMKGTTGIYGCCITDDLEEYIRLYRFLAKFATNEYETGVKEVLQLRALKERQEAMERKSISSRLKKIKSARKSDNDDNAALGELTRERNRRFAQLNDALELMEKHCVFINMAQENMVWNAAVFFSLKGFGQGKLFTNGFEAKHFTKLANGMWSVRMKWSANYKAEWRPGTVWVDRRFGCLDKTKIDWIKMPPARIVSGPGDMEFRVDVRVRDDVFYKVVGDEFTQETQRL